Proteins encoded within one genomic window of Manduca sexta isolate Smith_Timp_Sample1 unplaced genomic scaffold, JHU_Msex_v1.0 HiC_scaffold_1725, whole genome shotgun sequence:
- the LOC119191633 gene encoding LOW QUALITY PROTEIN: ER membrane protein complex subunit 10-like (The sequence of the model RefSeq protein was modified relative to this genomic sequence to represent the inferred CDS: inserted 1 base in 1 codon), with protein NLADGFLYLRALVSSADNKGTEFLSSVKAKTFLDNGLTDAINAWMLPTGAVIAINFQVTNSSQSLQQDKDGYIINSKFYLRYVDQALPDTASYIQKLEREREARERGEVKDNRSFXAKYWMYIVPIAIFVMISGATNPNKLDKHHANRFII; from the exons AATTTAGCAGATGGATTTTTATACCTAAGAGCTTTAGTTTCTTCAGCTGATAACAAAGGAACTGAATTTTTGTCATCAGTAAAAGCTAAAACATTCCTGGACAATGGACTTACTGATGCCATCAATGCATGGATGCTTCCCACAGGCGCTGTTATTGCAATCAACTTCCAAGTGACTAATTCATCACAATCACTACAACAAGACAAAGATGGCTATATAATTAATTCCAAGTTTTATCTACGATATGTAGATCAAGCCCT ACCTGATACAGCATCATATATACAAAAACTAGAAAGAGAAAGAGAAGCCAGAGAAAGAGGTGAAGTTAAAGATAATAGGTCAT TGgcaaaatat tGGATGTATATAGTCCCAATAGCGATTTTCGTCATGATTTCTGGAGCTACTAATCCGAACAAGCTGGACAAGCATCACGCTAATAggtttataatttag